The window ATCGAAAGAGTCTGGAAACTTTCCAAAAAAATTGCTCAGACTGAAGATTGTAATCTTGAAGTTGTAGAACTTTCAGCTTTATTACACGATATTGCCGATCCTAAATTTCATAATGGTGATGAAACTTTAGCTTTAAAAATTTCAAGAGAATTTTTAGAAACTCAGAAGGTAGAGGAAGAAATTATTCAGCAGGTTTTATTTATTATTCAGAATATTTCATTTAAAAACAGAGGTGAAGCTCCTCAAAATTTGCCAATCGAACTTAAAATTGTGCAGGATGCCGACAGAATAGATGCAATTGGTGCAATAGGAGTTGCAAGAACATTCAATTTCGGTGGTTTTAAGAATAATTTGATGTATCATCCAGATATTCAGCCAAAACTGAATATGTCGAAAGAAGAATATAAAAAATCAAACGGAACAACAATTAATCATTTTTATGAAAAACTTTTGCTACTGAAAGATTTGATGAATACGAATGAAGGCAAAAAAATAGCCGAAGAAAGACATCAGTTTATGTTGACTTTCCTCGACCAGTTTATGAAAGAATGGAATGTAGATTAGTCTTTTAATAAGATAAAATTTACATTTTTTGTTCCTATTTTATCTTTACGAAATAACTTTTTATTTTTAATATTAAAAATCTCATCTGCCCCACAGATTTTTCCTTTAGCAAATTTCGGAAGATTGTTTAAGCTATCAATTGTCATCCTTTTTTCTTTACATATCAATATGATTTTATCATCTTTTAGTTTCCATATACCTTTACTATTTTGTGCACATGTTGACATTGTATATGTGTTATCATTTTTTAAATCTAGTTCTAATTCAGTTACAAAAGAGCTA is drawn from Chryseobacterium muglaense and contains these coding sequences:
- a CDS encoding HD domain-containing protein, producing the protein MNKIIQNTIQFVKEKLEGAEAGHDWFHIERVWKLSKKIAQTEDCNLEVVELSALLHDIADPKFHNGDETLALKISREFLETQKVEEEIIQQVLFIIQNISFKNRGEAPQNLPIELKIVQDADRIDAIGAIGVARTFNFGGFKNNLMYHPDIQPKLNMSKEEYKKSNGTTINHFYEKLLLLKDLMNTNEGKKIAEERHQFMLTFLDQFMKEWNVD